Proteins encoded by one window of Candidatus Methylomirabilis sp.:
- a CDS encoding protein-glutamate O-methyltransferase, which translates to MEHHRPGVGSLPQPVSEFTISDQEFRLFQDLVKAHTGIALTEHKRNLVCSRLSKRLRGLGLTSFQRYYDYLNAEAGEAELENFVNAITTNKTDFYRENWHFKFLEQEIVPALKARVARGGERRIRIWSAGCSSGEEPYTIAITLREAIESLLAWDIRILASDIDTEVLARAAQAIYPEERVAEIPRPLLERHFRQGTGAQAGLVQVTREVRNLVTFRRINLLEEPWPIRTVFDCIFCRNVIIYFDKPTQHRLMQRFATYLKDDGHLFLGHSESLYGISDQFAFLHHTIYRKHGGQELLPLRTAEATT; encoded by the coding sequence ATGGAACATCACCGACCCGGAGTCGGGTCCCTGCCACAACCTGTATCGGAGTTCACGATCTCCGATCAGGAATTTCGGCTGTTTCAGGACCTGGTCAAAGCCCATACCGGGATCGCCCTGACCGAGCACAAGCGGAACCTGGTCTGTTCTCGGCTGAGCAAGCGACTGCGAGGGCTTGGGCTTACGTCCTTCCAGAGATATTACGACTATCTGAACGCCGAGGCAGGGGAGGCGGAACTGGAAAACTTTGTGAACGCCATCACTACGAACAAGACGGATTTCTATCGTGAAAACTGGCACTTCAAATTCCTAGAACAGGAAATCGTACCCGCCTTGAAGGCGCGGGTCGCTCGGGGCGGGGAGCGGCGGATTCGGATCTGGAGCGCCGGGTGCAGTAGCGGCGAGGAGCCCTACACCATTGCCATTACGCTGCGAGAGGCTATCGAAAGTCTTCTGGCCTGGGATATCCGCATCCTGGCCTCGGATATTGACACGGAGGTCCTGGCTCGAGCGGCGCAGGCCATCTACCCGGAGGAACGCGTCGCCGAAATTCCAAGGCCCCTTTTGGAGCGCCATTTTCGACAAGGGACGGGAGCGCAGGCCGGTCTGGTGCAGGTGACTCGGGAGGTGCGGAATCTTGTGACGTTCCGTCGGATAAATCTGTTGGAGGAGCCGTGGCCTATCAGGACGGTTTTTGACTGCATCTTCTGTAGGAACGTGATCATTTATTTCGACAAGCCGACACAACACCGCCTGATGCAACGTTTTGCCACCTATCTCAAGGATGACGGCCACCTTTTCCTGGGGCATTCTGAATCGCTCTATGGGATCAGCGACCAGTTTGCCTTTCTTCACCACACCATTTACCGAAAGCACGGAGGGCAGGAACTGCTGCCGCTACGGACAGCGGAGGCGACTACGTGA